The genomic interval AATAACGAAGGTATAACTTAACACATTAGattgaataaaagtaataaatacaaatattatgcgACAAAAGTGTACTACTAATTTTGTGTCGTAATGATTTTTCTTTCATTGActagtgatatattttttttttatttaattattatcacctaatcgttttattattataaaacgctTAATCTTAGCATAATGACAATGTGATGTGTTTTATGTTGACTAAGAAATAATACACGTAAACTTACAAACCTAGACtggtttcataatattaaaacaggttATTATGTAAgagaatattaattgttatctaAAACTGAGATTTGTCAGTTTCAGCTTTTTGCTATGGATCAAGGCAATGATCGACGAAAAAGAGCAGCCTATGATAGGACTAGTGCAGACCCAGGTGTACCCAGGTTCGAGGGTCAGGGTCAGGACGCACTAGACCTAAGGCAACATACTAGTCGTGCAAGCTGGCCAGGAGAACCTAGGTATGAGGGTCAGGTCAGGAGAGCTAGACATTATAATTCCGAGCAACCCAGGGTATCGCGGGAGCGTGATACCGAGGGTGAGAGTATTTGCCGGCCTGACGGAGAGCGTCAGCAACTAAATGATTTTCGAGAGCGAAGAAATATGGAAAGATCTCTTCGCACGCCCTCAGTCGCACGGGATCGATCGCCTGGTGCCGGTTCTTCGAGACGTGTTATGCGAGAAAGAAGCAGGACTAGAATCGGAAGAGCGCatgatgatgatgtaaattCCACATTCAGAGCCGGAAGTAAGAGGAATAGAAGTACGAGTGATCCAGGTGAGCAACCATGTACCTCTAGGCGACGCCGACGTAGAGATAGTTCTAATGaggataatataatagataaattttTGTCAATATTGCAGTCAGTCAAGAGTTCAGATAAGTCAAAGTTAACTTTTAATACTAACATTATCCCTGAGTTCGACCCTATGTCTAAAGAGCAAACAATTTTAACGTGGCTTACAAAAGTGGAAGAGTGTTCTGAAATATACGGTTgggtaaaaagtaaagtaaagtaacagcctgtaaattcccactgctgggctaaaggcctcctctccctttaaggagaaggttgtggaacatattccaccacgcttttccaatgcgggttggtggaatacacatgtggcagaatttgtatgaaatttgtcacatgcaggtttcctcacgatgttttccttcaccgctgagcacgagatgaattataaagacaaattaagcacatgaatcagcggtgcttgcctgggtttgaacccgcaatcatcggttaagatgcacgcgttctaaccactgggccatctctgctcatacGGTTGGGATGATAAGGAAATCATTCATTATGCCCTTCCAAAACTAACTGGTGTAGCCAAGTCGTGGTATCAAAGCTTACCTAGTATGAAATTTACATGGGTCGAGtggaaaaataaactaattgaaTCATTTCCCGTTCGTGAAGACTACGCTGAACTCTTAACTGAAATGCTGGCTAAGCGCGTAAAATATGGAGAGTCTCTTGAGCAATATTATTAcgctaaaatttatttattaaatagatgtaAGATACGTAGAAAGGTCCAAAAGTTTCCGGCCTGAACTATAAAATGAAGGATAAATCTCAAACAACGTTTATCATTTTTCAATATAGTCCccttttatttgaatacacTTTTCGCATCGCTTTACTAACATTtcaattcctttaaaaaaatagcctGCAGTTTTATCTTCAAAATGTGCCAAAACCGCGGACTTCACCTCTTCATCCGTGTTAAACCTTTTTCCACGCAAGTCAGATttcagttttgaaaataaataataatcgctTGGGGCCAAGTCAGGGCTATATGGTGGATGGTCGAGCTCAGTGAACCCGCATTCTTTGATGGCAGTCTTGGAAACACCCGCTGTGTGGACCGGCGCATTGTCATGAAGCAGCAACACTCCTCGAGACAATTTTCCTCGACGCTTTTCTTTAATAGCATCTCGCAATTGATGTAGTAAGGAAGCGTAGTACTCGCCTGTTATAGTTGTGTTACGCTCTTTAAAATCCGCTAGTAATATTCCCTGGGAATCCCAAAATATTGTGGCCATGATCTTTTTTTGTGACTGAGACACCTTGGCTTTCTTGGGCCGTGGTGAGCTTGGACGACGCCACTCCATCGATTCTCTTTTAGACAAAGGATCATAGTAAAGAACCATAGTTTCGTCTCCTGTTACAATTGAATCCAAAACTTCTTTTTGTCGGCCTTCACAAAGAGATAAAAATTGAGTACAGCACTTCACACGTTCTTGCTTC from Vanessa cardui chromosome W, ilVanCard2.1, whole genome shotgun sequence carries:
- the LOC124542577 gene encoding histone-lysine N-methyltransferase SETMAR-like, whose amino-acid sequence is MDKIEYRAVIKFLTIEGRTPSEIKQRLDAVYGQSSPSYSTVKEWAKQFRLGRQSIEDEPRPGRPSKAITDENIQFVEEKVLEDRRLKTKELAAMTGLSKTTVLRILHEHLGMNKVSARWVPKLLSAIQKQERVKCCTQFLSLCEGRQKEVLDSIVTGDETMVLYYDPLSKRESMEWRRPSSPRPKKAKVSQSQKKIMATIFWDSQGILLADFKERNTTITGEYYASLLHQLRDAIKEKRRGKLSRGVLLLHDNAPVHTAGVSKTAIKECGFTELDHPPYSPDLAPSDYYLFSKLKSDLRGKRFNTDEEVKSAVLAHFEDKTAGYFFKGIEMLVKRCEKCIQIKGDYIEK